The Triticum dicoccoides isolate Atlit2015 ecotype Zavitan chromosome 6A, WEW_v2.0, whole genome shotgun sequence genome has a window encoding:
- the LOC119318422 gene encoding photosystem II 10 kDa polypeptide, chloroplastic, whose translation MSASVMASLVLKPSPSPLLERAKLRGARPSARPSLLIVASKKAKKVQTAQPYGPGGGVVFKEGVDASGRVVKGKGVYQFADKYGANVDGYSPIYTPEEWSPSGDVYVGGKTGLFLWAVTLAGILLGGALLVYNTSALAS comes from the exons ATGTCTGCCTCTGTCATGGCGTCTTTGGTTCTGAAACCATCTCCCTCTCCACTGTTAGAACGAGCGAAGCTTCGAGGCGCGCGACCATCGGCGAGGCCATCGCTGCTCATAGTAGCCAGCAAGAAGGCGAAAAAGGTCCAGACTGCCCAGCCCTATG GGCCTGGTGGTGGAGTGGTGTTCAAGGAAGGCGTTGATGCGTCCGGAAGGGTAGTCAAG GGGAAGGGTGTTTACCAGTTTGCCGACAAGTATGGAGCAAACGTTGATGGGTACAG CCCGATATATACACCAGAAGAATGGTCTCCAAGTGGTGACGTTTATGTTGGAG GAAAGACAGGGCTGTTTCTCTGGGCAGTGACTCTTGCTGGAATTCTGCTGGGCGGTGCTCTTCTTGTCTACAATACTAGTGCATTGGCTTCTTGA
- the LOC119318423 gene encoding uncharacterized protein LOC119318423, which translates to MMPPALLSLPRSSSPSVSPSPLCPGRRSAAVQRHRPSIPSRPAAGICYASQAVELLPSLYPGTGVIVRDAKLEDCWEVADTHCSSFFPGYKFPLDLVLRLDRYIALLSGFSVPPGCTRSCLVAVNPSAANSAISIECGDLRDAEFHGKYSLSKGSIAGILTVDTVADFLPRRGRLKQRRTGIAYIANVAVRKEERRKGIAKMLVAEAEARARSWGCRSVALHCDVSNLAALRLYKSQGYKTIRVPEDAKWPAPKIDQSVRYEFMMKLVPKS; encoded by the exons ATGATGCCGCCGGCGCTGCTAAGCTTACcgcgctcctcgtcgccgtcggtaTCCCCTTCTCCTCTCTGCCCCGGCCGCCGATCGGCCGCCGTCCAGCGCCACCGCCCGTCGATCCCCTCCAGACCCGCCGCAG GAATATGCTATGCCAGTCAAGCGGTTGAATTGTTGCCGTCTTTGTACCCGGGGACAGGCGTCATCGTTCGAGACGCAAAGCTGGAGGACTGTTGGGAAGTAGCAGATACTCACTGCAGCTCATTCTTTCCGGGTTACAAATTCCCATTAGACCTTGTTCTACGGCTCGATCGTTACATCGCCCTCCTATCCGGCTTTTCAGTTCCGCCAGGCTGCACGAGAAGTTGCCTTGTTGCAGTTAACCCCTCTGCAGCTAACAGTGCTATCAGTATCGAATGTGGAGATTTGAGAGACGCCGAATTTCATGGGAAATACAGTCTCAGTAAAGGCTCTATAGCTGGCATTCTTACGGTCGACACAGTAGCAGACTTTCTTCCAAGAAGGGGACGTCTCAAGCAGAGAAG AACAGGAATTGCATACATAGCAAACGTCGCGGTTCGGAAGGAGGAGCGTCGAAAAGGAATTGCTAAAATGCTCGTCGCGGAAGCCGAGGCGCGAGCAAGGAGCTGGGGATGCCGGTCAGTGGCCTTGCACTGCGATGTAAGTAACCTCGCCGCGCTGCGACTGTACAAAAGCCAAGGTTACAAAACCATCCGTGTACCAGAAGACGCCAAGTGGCCAGCACCCAAGATAGATCAATCAGTGCGATACGAGTTCATGATGAAGCTAGTGCCCAAGAGCTAA